From the bacterium genome, the window CGACCACCTGCGGCGGTACATCGAACTGCTCTTCGCCGCTCCGCCCACCCTCCATGAGAAGTGAGAACCCCGCCATGAGACGCATTACCATCTGCGAGCACATCACCCTCGACGGCGTCGTCCAGAGTCCCGGCGCCCCCGACGAGGACCGCGATGGCGGCTTCCCGCACGGGGGCTGGTCGCCCCCCTTCGCCGATCCGGCCGTGGGCGCGGCGGTGGCCGGGATCCACGACGGCCCCCGCGACCTGCTGCTCGGCCGGCGCACCTACGACATCTGGAGCGCCCACTGGCCCCACGCCGCAGGCCCCTTCGCCGCCCGCTTCAACGACGCGGTCAAGCACGTGGCGACGCACCATCCGGAAAGCCTGGCCTGGGGGCCGGCGCAGGGCCTCGGTGACGACGTGGCCGACGGCGTGCGCCGCCTTCGCGCCGGCGACGGTCCCGACCTGATCCTCTGGGGCAGTTCGACCCTCGCCCCCGTCCTGCTGGCCCACGACCTGGTCGACGAGGTCGTGCTCTTCGTGCACCCGGTGCTGATCGGCGCCGGCAAGCGCTTCTTCCCCGACGGCGCCGTCCCCCGCTCCCTGGCCCTGACCAGTTCGCAGCCCGCGACGTCGGGCATCGTCATCAACCGCTTCCGGCCCGCGGGCGACCTCCGCACCGGAACCTTCGCCCCCCGCGGAGACCAGTCATGAGCGATCTCGTCACCTGCCTCTGGTTCGACTTCGGCGAGGCTGCCCGCGCGGCGCGCTTCTACGCCGCGACCTTCCCCGACAGCCACGTCGGGCACGCCAACGCCGCGCCGGCCGACTTTCCCGGCGGCAGCGAGGGCACCGAGCTGACGGTCGAGTTCACCCTGCTGGGTCGGCCTTTCGTGGGCCTGAACGGCGGCCCCAACTTCACGCCCAACGAGGCCGTGAGCTTCATGGTGCTGACGGAGGACCAGGCGGAGACCGACCGCTACTGGCACGCGATCCTCGCCGCCGGTGGCGCCGAGAGCGCCTGCGGCTGGTGCCGCGACGCGTGGGGCTTCGCCTGGCAGATCACGCCGCGCCGGCTCATCGAGCTGATGAAGGATCCGGACCGGGCGAAGGCGAAGCGCGCCATGGAGGCCATGATGACCATGACGAAGCTGGACATCGCGGCCATCGAGGCGGCGGTGGGAGGTTGAGAAGCGGGATCGGTCAGGGTTTGCGCCGGCCGCGCATGACCACCATCCAGGAATCGACCGCGTAGCCCTGCAGCTGGTCCATCCGCTGCAGATCGACTGCTTCCCAGGGGATGTCGTGGACTTCGCCCGACTCGGTGTCGATGAAATGGTGGTGCCGGTCGGTGTTGGCGTCGTAGACGGTGACGCCCTCGCGGAACTGGTGGGTCTGCAGCAGCCCCTTCTCCACGAAGAGACCCAGCGTGTTGTAGATCGTGGCCCGCGAGACCACCGGGAACTCCCGCCGGACCGCGGCGAGCACCTCGTCGGCGGTGGGGTGCGCGTCCGTGCGCAGCACGAAGAGGGCGATGGCCACGCGCTGCGCCGACGGCTGGATGCCGTGCGCCTGCAGGATGCTGCTGATTTCGTCGTGAGGCGTCATCCGGCGAGGATAAGCGGCGGCTCCCGGGAAATCAATTCCCCCGTCGACAGAGTCCGTAAATATACTTGATCCATTTTTAGACTTAGTCTAATCTCCTGACGGACTTCGCCTCCGGCCCCGCAGTGAGGGCCGCTGTCACCACCCGAAGCGATGGGAGACCCGAAATGAGCGGCAACGGCAAATGCCCCGTGACCGGCCACGGCAGCCAACCGGTGGCGGGCGGCGGCACATCGAACCGCGATTGGTGGCCCAACCAACTGAACCTCGGCATCCTGCACCAGCACTCGGCGCTCGGCAATCCGCTCGGCGCCGAATTCGACTACCCGAAGGAATTCGCACGTCTCGACTACGCGGCGCTGAAGCGCGACCTCCATGCGCTGATGACCGACTCCCAGGAGTGGTGGCCGGCCGACTACGGGCATTACGGCCCGCTCTTCATCCGCATGGCCTGGCACAGCGCGGGCACCTACCGCATGGGCGACGGACGCGGCGGTGCCGGCTCCGGCTCGCAGCGCCTGGCTCCGCTGAACAGCTGGCCCGACAACGTGAACCTCGACAAGGCGCGCCGGCTGCTCTGGCCCATCAAGCGGAAGTACGGCCAGAAGATCTCCTGGGCCGACCTGATGATCCTCGCCGGCAACTGCGCCCTGGAGTCGATGGGCTGCCCCGTCTTCGGCTTCGGCGGCGGCCGCGTCGACGTCTGGGAACCCGAGGCGGACATCTACTGGGGCCAGGAGGGCGAGTGGCTGGGCGACAAGCGCTACTCCGGCGACCGCGATCTGGAGGACCCGCTGGCCGCCGTGCAGATGGGCCTGATCTACGTGAATCCCGAGGGACCGAACGGCGAACCGGATCCGGTCGCCTCGGGCCGCGACGTGCGCGAGACCTTCGCCCGCATGGCCATGGACGACGAGGAGACCGTCGCGCTGGTGGCGGGCGGCCACACGTTCGGCAAGTGCCACGGCGCCGGTCCGGCGGACCACGTCGGGCCCGAGCCCGAGGCCGCGGGCCTGGCCGAGCAGGGGCTCGGCTGGACGAGCAGCTTCGGCAGCGGCCGGGGCGGCGACACCATCGGCAGCGGCATCGAGGGGGCCTGGAAGCCGCATCCGGTCAAGTGGGACATGGGCTACCTGAAGGTGCTCTTCAAGTACGAATGGGAGCTGGTCAAGAGCCCGGCGGGCGCCCACCAGTGGCTGGCCAAGGACGTGGACGAGGAGGACATGGTCGTCGACGCCCACGATCCCTCCCGCAAGCACCGGCCGATGATGACGACGGCCGACCTCTCGCTCCGCTACGATCCGATCTACGAGCCCATCGCGCGCGGCTACCTGCAGAACCCGCGCCGGTTCGCCGACGCCTTCGCGCGCGCCTGGTTCAAGCTCACCCACCGCGACATGGGCCCCAAGGTGCGCTACCTCGGCCCCGAGGTGCCTGCCGAGGATCTCATCTGGCAGGACCCGGTGCCGGCCGCCGACCGCAAGGTGATCGGTGCGCGGGACGTGGCCGCCCTGAAGAAGACGATCCTCGCCTCCGGACTGGGCGTGGCGCAGCTCGTCACGACGGCCTGGGCGTCGGCGTCGACGTTCCGCGGTTCGGACATGCGCGGCGGCGCCAACGGGGCCCGGATCCGGCTGGCGCCGCAGAAGGACTGGGCCGTGAACGAGCCGGAGCGCCTGCAGAAGGTCCTGCGCCGGCTCGACCGCATCCGCAAGGAGTTCAACGCGGCGCAGGACGGCGCCCGCGCGGTCTCGCTGGCCGACCTGATCGTGCTCGGCGGCTGCGCGGGCGTCGAGCAGGCCGCCCGCGCGGCCGGCTTCAGGGTGAAGGTGCCCTTCCGCGCCGGTCGCACCGACGCCACCGCGAAGCAGACCGACGCCGCGTCGTTCTCCGTGCTCGAACCGGCGGCCGACGGGTTCCGCAACTACCAGCGCACCCGGTTCTCGGTCCGGTCGGAGAACCTGCTGCTCGACCGCGCCCAGCTGCTCACCCTGACCGCGCCGGAGATGACCGTGCTCGTCGGCGGCCTGCGCGTGCTGGGCGCCAACTGGGGACAGTCGCCCCACGGCGTCTTCACCACGCGGCCGGGCGTCCTGAGCAACGACTTCTTCGTGAACCTGCTCGACATGGACACCGCCTGGCGTCCGACCGCGCCGGACGAGGAGCTTTTCGAGGGCCGCGACCGCACCACCGGTCGCGTCAGGTGGACCGCGACCCGGGTCGATCTCGTGTTCGGTTCGAACTCCCAGCTCCGCGCGCTGGCCGAAGTGTACGCGGCCGAGGACGGGCCGGCCCGCCTCGTCGCCGACTTCGTCGCGGCCTGGGGCAAGGTCATGGACCTGGACCGCTTCGATCTGGCCTGAGCCAGCTGGGGCCTGCCGCAACAAGGAGAAGCGCCTTCTCCCCGCGTGGGAGAAGGCGCTTCTGTATTGGTAGTCTCCAGCTGCTGGTATGCGATCGCCGCATTTGCCAGTTGCCATGTATTCCGCGCTTCGCCCCGACGTTTCAGGTTCCGGCCGGACCTTCCCCCGGCGCCACGATCCGAATCCGCGTCGAGTCGAGCCGCACTGTCGCGATCGCCGCGTTCCGGGGCAGGCGGAACGTGACGAGGACCACCTGGCCCGGCCGCGGCCCGGCCGAAATCATGCGGGAGTCGACCGGCCCGTCGCCTGAGAACCGCCAGGCCCGCTCGTTCTCGCCCAGACGGATCAGGACCCCGAGATCCCGTACGGAGCTCGCATCGGCAGGCCCTTCCCCGAAGACGAAAGCCCCCTGCGCGAGGACGAAATCGATGTCGGCGTCGAGGACGAACGACCCCCGGTAGTAGTCGCAGGAATCGTCGCCGGTGATGCGTGTCGTCCACGGGTGCGTCGCCTGGGCCTCCGCCTGGACCTCGCGGAAGGCCGACTCCCCCATCGCCTCCCGCATCGGTCCGTAGACCGTGGCTTGCCGCGCGCGCGCCGCGGCGGTGTCGATCCGGTCGCCGACCCAGAACCGGAGCCCCGGCAGCGCACAGGTCAGCTGCGACTCGACGAACGGGTTGGCGCGGGCCTTCGGATCGGTTCGGGGGTAGTTCGCCGCCACCGGGCTGCATCCGGTCGCCAAGGCGACCAGGAACAGGCCCCAGGCCAGGATGATCGCCGCCAGGCCAGTCCTACCGGCCATGGGGATCTCCTCCCGACCTCGTGTCCGTGGGCACCAGGCGATAGGCCGCCAGGCGCAGAGCGTGACCTTCCTCGTCCCGGCCCTGGATTCCGGCAGAACGGATGAATCGTTCCGCGCCGTGAACGACGACGAGGTAATTGTCGGCGCCGAAGTAGAATCGGTCCAAGCTTTCGTCGCCGGGCCCCGCGATCTCCACCGCGCCCCGGAATTCCCCGTCGGAGTCGAACGCGTCGAGAGCCAGGAAGATCCCCCGCTCGCGTCCTTCACCCGCCCTGCTGGTCCTGACCCAGACTTCGCCGCCCGGGCGGGCGTGGATGGAACGGATGGCCGCCTCGGTTTCACTCGGAACGAGTTCGATGCCGAACTCCGCCGGCGAAATGCCTCCCCAGAGGAAGTTCAGGAGGCGCCGCTTTTCCGCGTCCGTGCGCGGGCGGTGGGCAAAGGGCCGACGAGCTTCGGCCCGGACGGTGCCGTCGAGGTCGATCCACCAGATCAGGTACTCCGACCAATAGGGCGCCACCGCGATGAGCCCCCCGTCGAGCGCTGTCCACGGCTCCCAGAGCCGGAAGTAGTTCTCCTCCTCGACGTCCTTGCCCTGCGTCAGCCCGACTTCCAGGATCTCCCGCAACGGGGGCACGGGATCTCCCCCCGGGACGCATGGGAACACGGCCATGGACATCCGCACGCGATAGTCCAGCTTCCCTCGATTCGTGATCTGGGGTTCGCCGACGATGCCGACCAGACCGGGCTTCCGGTCGCCGCCGCCGGCGCCGACGCCGTGGACTCGACCGAGTTGAATCAGGGGAGAATCCATCCCCTCGAGAAGGACCGCCCCTCGGGGCTCCCCGCTCTCCGGATCGAGCGTCGTGATCCGGCTGAACTGTCGCGAAACGGCCCCCAGGGTCCCCGCGGGCATCAGGACGAGCGACCCCGGCGCCCGGAGCTCGCCCGGTCCGTCACCTTCGCGCCCCAGGGTCGTCCTGAGTTTCCCCTCGGCGTCGATGACGCGGACCTGGACGAGTTGGCTGTCCAGGACGTACGCGTTGTTCCGGGCATCGATCACGACATCTTCGATCCGACCGAAGATGACGTCGTCTCCGCGGTCGGCGTCGATGGACCAGATCGGCACCATCTCGTAGCGGTAGGCCTGCGCCGCGGATGAGGAGGTGACCAGCAGCGCCGCGATGGCCATGCCTATGCGAATCGACATAGAGAGATCTCCAGGGTCCGGGTGTCGAGGTGGGCCGGCGATCACCGACCCACCATCCGATCAAACGCTCAACCGCAGGGATAGGATTCGCAGCCTCCTGCCGAACAGCAGGCCTCGATATTCTGGATGTGGATTGCACAAAGTGTATTCCAGTTCTGACTCTGGTAGCCGAGCTGCTCAGCAACGTCACAGGGTCCGCCATAGAGGTTGATCGCTTCGGAGTCGCCGGCAATGATCAGGCCGGACGCCAGTACAACAACCGAGGCAAGGAGGACAATGAGTTTCTTGGTAGCCATGGAGTTTCTCTCGATCGTATAGATTTTGAAACCGGCCGAGACGGATTCGGATAGTCCGAATCTGACGATGTCCTTATGTTTGTCCAACCCTTGAAGAATTCAAACTATCAGACATATCTCGGCAGCGACACATTGGTGGTCGCGTCGATGGGAACTGTACCGCCCCCCCCCCCAGGCTAAGTCAACAACAAAACACCCTCCCCGGGGAATCCGGAGAGGGTGATTCATTATTGGTACCCCCTGGGTTACAGTATGCGAACAACGCGGTGTCTTTCACCGTGGCAGCCACATGCCCGATCCGGCTCTCGATTCGTCGAATAGCGCCATCCCGCAGGCAAACAAATCGTCGCCGAATTCCCTATTTCGATCTAGATTCTATCAGTCCTCATTATCACCTGGTGGGTTCCCCAGGAATGAACGTCCGGAAAGCGGCCCCATGATCGGCAAATCCTTGGCCCACTACGAGATCACTGGCCTGCTCGGCAAGGGCGGCATGGGGGAGGTCTACCGCGCCCGCGACACGAAGCTGAAGCGCGATGTCGCCCTCAAGATCCTTCCCGCCGAACTCGCCGCCGACCCCGCCCGACTCGAGCGCTTCCAGCGCGAGGCCGAAGCTGTCGCCGGAGTCAACCACCCCAACATCGTCACGCTCTATTCGGTCGAGAAGGACGCCGGCACGCATTTCCTGACCATGGAACTGGTCGAGGGCGACGAACTGGACCATCTCCTGCCCCCCGACGGCCTGGGCCTGCCGAAGGTCTTCGAGATCGGCACGGCCATCGCCGACGCCCTGGCCGCAGCCCACGGAAAGGGTATCGTCCACCGGGATCTGAAGCCCGCCAACGTAATGATCACCACCGACGGCCACGTCAAGGTGCTCGACTTCGGGCTGGCCAAACTGGCCGAGACCGGGCCGTCGACCCCGGACGACGCCACCTTGGCCCTGGGCCTGACCCGGGAAGGCGCCGTGCTGGGCACCGTGCCCTACATGTCCCCGGAGCAGCTGCGCGGCCGGGATGTCGACCACCGCAGCGACATCTTCTCGCTGGGCGTCCTCCTCTACGAGCTGTCCGCGGGACGGCGTCCGTTCCTGGGCGACAACAGCGCCGACCTGACCTCGTCGATCCTCAAGGAGGCGCCGCCTCCGCTGACCGAGCTCAAGCCGGAACTCCCCAGGCACCTGGGCCGGATCTTGGCGCATTGCCTGGAGAAAGAGCCCAAGGACCGGTACCAGTCCGTCTTGGACATCCGCAACGAGTTGCGGGGGCTGCGGCGCGAGGTGGAATCAGGAGTCAGCGTTGCCAATGGGCCGCTTTCCGGCGTCCATGCAGCATCGCAGAAATCGCGGAAAGGACTCTGGATCGGCATCGCCGCGACCGTCCTCGTGCTCGTCGGGGTGGCGTTCTTCCTGGGGCGTGAGGAGCAGGCCCCGCCAGCCGAAACGGCGGCGACGACGCCCGCAATCAGCGACAAATCGATCGCCGTGATGGCCTTTGTCGACATGAGCCCCCGCAAGGACCAGGAGTACTTCTCCGACGGGATCGCCGAGGAACTCCTGAATCTTCTCGCGAATATTCCCGAGCTTAAGGTGATCTCGCGGACATCGGCCTTTTCGTTCAAGGGCAAAGACGTTCCGCTCAAGCAGATCGGCGAGGAGCTCGGCGTCGCGCACATCCTCGAGGGTTCGGTGCGCAAGGCAGGTAACGAGATCCGCATCACCGCGCAGCTGATCGAGGCGGAGTCTGACACGCACCTCTGGTCGGAGACCTACGACCGGGAGTTGAGGGACGTCTTCGCGCTCCAGGACGAGATCGCCGCGGACGTGGTCGATCAGC encodes:
- a CDS encoding dihydrofolate reductase family protein codes for the protein MRRITICEHITLDGVVQSPGAPDEDRDGGFPHGGWSPPFADPAVGAAVAGIHDGPRDLLLGRRTYDIWSAHWPHAAGPFAARFNDAVKHVATHHPESLAWGPAQGLGDDVADGVRRLRAGDGPDLILWGSSTLAPVLLAHDLVDEVVLFVHPVLIGAGKRFFPDGAVPRSLALTSSQPATSGIVINRFRPAGDLRTGTFAPRGDQS
- a CDS encoding VOC family protein, with the translated sequence MSDLVTCLWFDFGEAARAARFYAATFPDSHVGHANAAPADFPGGSEGTELTVEFTLLGRPFVGLNGGPNFTPNEAVSFMVLTEDQAETDRYWHAILAAGGAESACGWCRDAWGFAWQITPRRLIELMKDPDRAKAKRAMEAMMTMTKLDIAAIEAAVGG
- a CDS encoding transcriptional repressor — encoded protein: MTPHDEISSILQAHGIQPSAQRVAIALFVLRTDAHPTADEVLAAVRREFPVVSRATIYNTLGLFVEKGLLQTHQFREGVTVYDANTDRHHHFIDTESGEVHDIPWEAVDLQRMDQLQGYAVDSWMVVMRGRRKP
- the katG gene encoding catalase/peroxidase HPI, with product MSGNGKCPVTGHGSQPVAGGGTSNRDWWPNQLNLGILHQHSALGNPLGAEFDYPKEFARLDYAALKRDLHALMTDSQEWWPADYGHYGPLFIRMAWHSAGTYRMGDGRGGAGSGSQRLAPLNSWPDNVNLDKARRLLWPIKRKYGQKISWADLMILAGNCALESMGCPVFGFGGGRVDVWEPEADIYWGQEGEWLGDKRYSGDRDLEDPLAAVQMGLIYVNPEGPNGEPDPVASGRDVRETFARMAMDDEETVALVAGGHTFGKCHGAGPADHVGPEPEAAGLAEQGLGWTSSFGSGRGGDTIGSGIEGAWKPHPVKWDMGYLKVLFKYEWELVKSPAGAHQWLAKDVDEEDMVVDAHDPSRKHRPMMTTADLSLRYDPIYEPIARGYLQNPRRFADAFARAWFKLTHRDMGPKVRYLGPEVPAEDLIWQDPVPAADRKVIGARDVAALKKTILASGLGVAQLVTTAWASASTFRGSDMRGGANGARIRLAPQKDWAVNEPERLQKVLRRLDRIRKEFNAAQDGARAVSLADLIVLGGCAGVEQAARAAGFRVKVPFRAGRTDATAKQTDAASFSVLEPAADGFRNYQRTRFSVRSENLLLDRAQLLTLTAPEMTVLVGGLRVLGANWGQSPHGVFTTRPGVLSNDFFVNLLDMDTAWRPTAPDEELFEGRDRTTGRVRWTATRVDLVFGSNSQLRALAEVYAAEDGPARLVADFVAAWGKVMDLDRFDLA
- a CDS encoding protein kinase, with translation MIGKSLAHYEITGLLGKGGMGEVYRARDTKLKRDVALKILPAELAADPARLERFQREAEAVAGVNHPNIVTLYSVEKDAGTHFLTMELVEGDELDHLLPPDGLGLPKVFEIGTAIADALAAAHGKGIVHRDLKPANVMITTDGHVKVLDFGLAKLAETGPSTPDDATLALGLTREGAVLGTVPYMSPEQLRGRDVDHRSDIFSLGVLLYELSAGRRPFLGDNSADLTSSILKEAPPPLTELKPELPRHLGRILAHCLEKEPKDRYQSVLDIRNELRGLRREVESGVSVANGPLSGVHAASQKSRKGLWIGIAATVLVLVGVAFFLGREEQAPPAETAATTPAISDKSIAVMAFVDMSPRKDQEYFSDGIAEELLNLLANIPELKVISRTSAFSFKGKDVPLKQIGEELGVAHILEGSVRKAGNEIRITAQLIEAESDTHLWSETYDRELRDVFALQDEIAADVVDQLKVTLLGDAPKSKEVDPKAYALFLDARQAGRLGSREGYERAIALCEQALAIDPGYADACVALAGAYVNQAGATRPRDEGFALARNAAQKALTLDPDHAKAHSLLGWIATYYDGDLRAAARHFQKALELEPNNLDIISNSAPLLGMLGRYGEEIAVNEYFAERDPLNSNSYMNLGSSYFAARRWSDAVAQQREALRLSPDKIGPHIMMGYSLLMMGDPKAALDEFARTPVEDYQVWGKALVFHVTGRQEDAEAQLQDYIDRWGREYPDGVASLYAAFGQIELAFEWLETWRQAKERVPIEPSEPSWDSLRDDPRWHTLLEEIGRSPEELDAIEFEVKLPGRRG